The Candidatus Nezhaarchaeales archaeon nucleotide sequence GGTACCCACCATTTACGAAGTTAATATTCCAGAGACAACAATAGTCATGGAATACATACCAGGTTTAACCCTCAAACAACTTATAACGACTTGCGATGAGCACTGGAGGCTTCAACTCTTTAAAGAAGTAGGTTCCCTTATAGCTAAGTTGCACTTAAATGGTATAGTTCATGGAGATTTAACAACCTCCAACATGATCCTAAGCGATACAAATAGAAAAGTTTTTTTAATAGACTTTGGGTTGGGTGAATACTCAAAGTCCATAGAGGCTAGAGGCGTCGACCTTCACTTAATGCTGCGCGCATTGGAAAGCACTCATCCAACGGTTGCGAGGAAGTGCTTTGATTATGTGATGCAGGGATATCAAGAAGTAGCTGCCGACCTAGCACCTCTAGTTTTAAAGAGGGTTCAAGATATTAGGAGAAGGGGCCGCTATGTGGCTCGATAAATCCTAGAACAATCAGTATTTGATCTTAATCGCTAAGGCCTACCCCGTAGAAAGGTTAAGCCTTCAACTAGATCCTAATACTAAGATTCAGGAAAGACATACCTAGAGGGGAGATCATAGGGCCTCAAAGAAGATAGGCTACATCATACTAAACCCAACCTAAGAGAAGCCCTTCTCTACGACAAAGCCCAACGAAATTAGAGAGATTGACTATCTGCTTAAGTTAGCCAATAAGCTAGAGGAGGTATTGATGGTTAAATGTTTACTGGTTTCTACTGGGACCTTCGGTGGAAATGCTGATTTTAAATCTAGTCGATTAAGCTTTTCCTGGCTTGAAACTCCAGTAGAAACGTGGGTTTAGACGTCAAGCTTAACCTCTACTTCTGGCAGAGAATACATTAGAATTAGCGTTTCTTACCTTTGCTTCTAATGGAGTATGGTGGCTGCTACTTCCGATATAACAGCCATGATTATGGCGCTCACTATCATATTCCTGCCTCTGTAACCCGAGAATCCGCTTCCCCATAATAAGACTCCAATCAGCCCGACCACGAAGTAGGTAATTCGCATTAGAGTGAGAATAAACGATGTAAGTTTTGTAATTAAATAAAATACGCCAATCTCCATAACTTTAAAGATAGAGTCAACGGCATTACGAGTCACGTTAGCAACATCTGATGCTACCACATTCTCCAGGATTAATGTGGAAGCAATAAAAATAGAAAAGATCAGATGAAGCGACTTTATTGCCATAGGGTCTCCATTTTCTTAAAATTAAGAAAATATTTAGCCTCCTCCACTAAAGTTAGTGGAAACTTATTAATAGAGCCGTCGAAACTGTTGTTATTGTACCTAGTTATGGCGTCGCACTACACGCTAAAGTCATTTAGAGGTAAATATTTCCTTAAGACCTTGTACCCTCTTACTTATGACGCCCTCCAATAAGATTTTTTGTTCAACGCTTGCCACTAAACGCTTGGTTTGTATGACGACGTCTGGGTTTACGCTAATACTATCAATTCCGCACCGCACTAAGAACTCCGTGAACTCTGGATAAACGCTTGGGCCTTGACCGCATATGCTTACGGTTACTCCATGTTCATGTGCAACCTTAATGAGGTGCTCTATCGCACGCTTAACCGCTGGATCACGCTCGTCAAAATACCTCGGGTCAAGACTAGGTAAAACTTGTGAATCTCTATCGGTTCCTAGTATAAGCTGCGTTAAGTCATTACTGCCAATACTAAATCCATCCACATATTTACAGAACTCGTCAGCCAGGAAAATAACTGATGGAACCTCAGCCATTATCCATATGTTAAAGTCGCGTGTACGTGTAAGCCCCTCCTCCTCCATAATTTCAAGGCACTTTTCAACTTCCCAAGTGGTCCTTACAAAAGGTAGCATCACCCATACGTTCCTAAGACCATATTCATCACGGACCTTCCTAATGGCCTTACACTCTAACTTAAAGGCCTCACGGTACTGTGGTGAAATATAGCGCGAAACCCCTCGGTAACCTAACATGGGATTGTTCTCTACCTGTTCATACTTCTCACCGCCTTTTAACATACGGTACTCGTTAGTTTTAAAGTCCGAAAAACGCACTACAACAGGCTTTGGCCGTATCGCACGAGCCACCATCGATATACCCTCAGCTAGCTTATTAACGAACTTCTCCGCCTTCCCCACCTCTATTAGATAGAGGGGGTGCTCTTCAATCCAATCGGCTATAATGAATTCTATACGCATCAGCCCTATTCCGTCAAAGGGTAGGTCCTTATACTCCTCTATCTTCTCTGGTACGCCTAAGTTCATGTAAACTTTAGTTGCTGTTATAGGAACATACTCCGGAGCCAGTTTTGACGTAAAGAAGGTAGGTGCTACTGAAGGCTCTTTATCAATACCTTCTCCTTCATAAACAACCCCCGCATTCGCATCAACAGTATACAGTTGACCGGTACGTAGAACCTTAGTTGCATTTCCGGTTCCAACAATACAGGGTATACCTAATTCCCGGCTAACAATGGCTGCATGACAAGTCATACCGCCTTCATCAGTTATTATGGCGCTCGCCATCTTCATATAAGCTGCCCAATCGGGGTTGGTCATCCTAGTTACAAGAACGTCACCTTTACTAAAGATCTTAGCTACCTCCTCGGGGCTCATACCTATCTTTGCCTTACCAACAGCTATTCCAGGGGATGCCGGTAGCCCCTTCACTACTGCTTTCAACTTAGCCATCGCTCCAAGCCCTGGGGCCTTTTCAAGCTTAGCCTTCTTCGCACTCCATACTGTTTCCGCCCTGCTTTGCACTATGAAGATATTGGAGGGGAACGGTAAATCACAATCAATCGCCCACTCAATGTCTTGAGGACGTCCGTAATGATCTTCAATTTTCTTAGCCGTCTTGGCTAGCTCTACAATCTCTTCATCGGTTAAGCAAGGAGCCTTCTTCCTTTCAGGTGGTACTTCACTCCACTCAGTCTTACCAGTGCTCAGATTCCTGATGAGTTCTGCGGGTTTCTCAACTACATGTTTTTCAAGGATTTTTAAGGTCTGCTTATCAACTACGAACCTGTCAGGGGTAACGGATCCTCCAACGACCGCCTCCCCCAAGCCCCACGATCCCTCTATGACTATCTTGTTAGGATCACCAGTAACTGGATGTATCGTGAACATAACCCCCGCGGCCTTGGAATTAACCATTTTCTGCACAGCTACGCTTATAAAGACCTTTTCATGCGAAAAACCCTTTTGGCTCCGGTAGAAAATCGCCCTTGGTGTGTATAAGCTCGACCAACACTTAATAACCTTGCTTAATAGCTCCTCCTCTCCCGATACGTTTAGAAATGTTTCCTGTTGGCCCGCGAAGCTAGCGTCAGGTAAATCTTCCGCCGTAGCGCTTGAACGCACAGCCACTAAAGGGTTTTCAAGGTTCAACCTTCTTCCTAGTTCTCGGTACGCTTTTACTATTGCTTCCTTAATGGAGTGGGGGATCTCGCTTCCCTCTATCAATGACCTAATAACCCGACTCGCCTCTTCAGTCTGCTTAGGATCAGTTGGATCCTTAATGCTCTTACTTAACGCTTCACGTATCTTCACGTCTAATCCTGTTCTTTCAAGGAAGCTCTTGTAAGCTTGAGCGGTAATGGCGAATCCGGGAGGAACGGGGATGCCGGCATTAATTAATTCCCCTAGGTTTGCTGCTTTTCCTCCTACCTTGGGGACGTCCTCCTTACGCAAATACTCGAACCAAACTACGTATTCCTCAACCATAATCTCAGCTTCTCAATCTATCTAGAAAGGTTATAGTTCTTATAAGCTTTCACATTCTTCTCTAAATGAAGTTCATCGGTTTGAAGTATTAGTAGCTTCAACCCTAACCTTGTTAATGAAGCCCTAAAGGCAAGGGTAAGTGTTATCGATCACGATGAAAGGCCTTTTAAGTATTTTAAGTATTGACCGTTTACATCGCTAAAATCACGTTAATAAGCGCATGGAAAGGCTTAAGGGCTCGGGTAAACGGAGGCATGCCGAGAAGGGAAAAAGGAATGCTTAAAGTCGTTTTATAGTGTGCTATTAATGAAGGGCTCGTTAAGTACGTCCTCCCCTTTAATCTCGAATTTATTGAGGTTACTACCATCGTAACAGTTAGCACTAGCATCGTCAGTATCCTTAAGGTTTTTCTACTCAACTTATTCGAAAAATCCCAATAATTAGTTAATTAGTTAACCTAACGCATCGAAGTTTTAACAATAGCTCAGAAGCTTTTAGACGGCTCATTATAGAACTTTAACTTCTATCCTAGTAGGGATAGGGAGTTTAGCGGCAGCTCGGCGTAAAGCTTCCTTACCTACCTCCACTTTATCTGATCTAATATTTATGGATATTATGGTATCCCCAGCCTTTACACGTGCAGCGGTCCCTACTGGGTCGCCGAAGGATAACCTCATTCCATCTTGAAGACGATCCGCGCCAGCAAAAGCCATCATCTTATTCTCGCGTAGGACTATATGAGGGTAAGGACGAATGACCATGTAAAAGTTTTGAGCACCTAAATTGGAC carries:
- a CDS encoding Kae1-associated kinase Bud32 is translated as MKSKFHGEKSNDVKGGSFLLKKGAEAYLYLEDWYGLKVIAKRRVIKSYRVPSLDLELRRYRTIHEAQLISSAKTLGIPVPTIYEVNIPETTIVMEYIPGLTLKQLITTCDEHWRLQLFKEVGSLIAKLHLNGIVHGDLTTSNMILSDTNRKVFLIDFGLGEYSKSIEARGVDLHLMLRALESTHPTVARKCFDYVMQGYQEVAADLAPLVLKRVQDIRRRGRYVAR
- the ppsA gene encoding phosphoenolpyruvate synthase, with the protein product MVEEYVVWFEYLRKEDVPKVGGKAANLGELINAGIPVPPGFAITAQAYKSFLERTGLDVKIREALSKSIKDPTDPKQTEEASRVIRSLIEGSEIPHSIKEAIVKAYRELGRRLNLENPLVAVRSSATAEDLPDASFAGQQETFLNVSGEEELLSKVIKCWSSLYTPRAIFYRSQKGFSHEKVFISVAVQKMVNSKAAGVMFTIHPVTGDPNKIVIEGSWGLGEAVVGGSVTPDRFVVDKQTLKILEKHVVEKPAELIRNLSTGKTEWSEVPPERKKAPCLTDEEIVELAKTAKKIEDHYGRPQDIEWAIDCDLPFPSNIFIVQSRAETVWSAKKAKLEKAPGLGAMAKLKAVVKGLPASPGIAVGKAKIGMSPEEVAKIFSKGDVLVTRMTNPDWAAYMKMASAIITDEGGMTCHAAIVSRELGIPCIVGTGNATKVLRTGQLYTVDANAGVVYEGEGIDKEPSVAPTFFTSKLAPEYVPITATKVYMNLGVPEKIEEYKDLPFDGIGLMRIEFIIADWIEEHPLYLIEVGKAEKFVNKLAEGISMVARAIRPKPVVVRFSDFKTNEYRMLKGGEKYEQVENNPMLGYRGVSRYISPQYREAFKLECKAIRKVRDEYGLRNVWVMLPFVRTTWEVEKCLEIMEEEGLTRTRDFNIWIMAEVPSVIFLADEFCKYVDGFSIGSNDLTQLILGTDRDSQVLPSLDPRYFDERDPAVKRAIEHLIKVAHEHGVTVSICGQGPSVYPEFTEFLVRCGIDSISVNPDVVIQTKRLVASVEQKILLEGVISKRVQGLKEIFTSK
- a CDS encoding 50S ribosomal protein L16 → MPLRPNRCYRVGMGLPYTRKEYMGGVPQPKITKFSMGNPSGSFNAKLELVAKEEGQIRHNALEASRMMAGKYLESNLGAQNFYMVIRPYPHIVLRENKMMAFAGADRLQDGMRLSFGDPVGTAARVKAGDTIISINIRSDKVEVGKEALRRAAAKLPIPTRIEVKVL